The genomic region CTTCCtaatttaactataaatagagaaagaaaattggtGCAAGGTTTCATGATCTTGTAACAATGGTCAGGATGGCTGCTAGTTTCCACTGCATGCAGTTTAAATGTAGACTATGTCACTAACTCGTAAATATCTTAACCAAAAGAGTACTGTGTTATTAgctaattaattgttttcagGTGTCTATGACCGATCAGTTACCAAAAGTGGTCTGTGAAGAATGTGCTTATAAATTGGACCAGTTATtcgattttcgagaaaaatgctTGCATACGGAGGGAATGTTTATGGAAATGTTGAAGGCGATTGCTAAAGAAGAAGTTGTGCACATAACGAAGCATGATTTGGATGAAGTTGAAGAAATGAACAGAATTCAAAGGGATATAGatagaatacaaaataatatggACAACGTTCAAAATCCTCAGGAGACAGCTGAAACTACTATACACACAATGCAAGTTATGGATGAAATGGACTTAGCAGGTGGTGAACAGGTTGTAACACAAGACGAAATAGGACAACAGGATGCCAGTATCGAGGTTACAGGTATCGACTGTTTAGATGGCGATACGGTCAGAATGGTCAACGAGCACATACGAGAAGTAAATAAACCGATTAATTCTATTTGGCTGCATTTTGTTTACCGAAATAAACGAGATTCcgtttgttataataatggtTAAGGTTCAATTATACTGTGTGCAtctatattgtatttgtataatCATATTTCAGGTTTCCAATCATCAAATAGCTGTACATCTAGAAGGAGATATGACCGTAGTTGGAAATTTAACGGTGAGCGATCATTTGGGACAGTTAGGAATAAACTATGTGACTTCGATAACTCCCGAAGATCAAAATCGAGAACAAATAGTACATTATTGTGAAAATGTAAAGTTTGAGTCTGTGccaataaaagaagaatatcACAGGCTACAAGAAAGATTAAATGCAGAAGAATCTACAAATGTACTTGAAAACAATGTAAGATATGTCCATTTAGTAATAACGTTTACAGGGAAATAGatttaaacaatgaaatttatataataattttaatctacAGACACCGCACAGTGATTTTCCTGCAGCTCATTCAGAAGCTGATAGTGATATAGAAGAAACACGAGTTGTGGAGACTGAAACTTCTACACATACAACTACTCAAACAGAAACTATAGCATCTACAAGTCAAGTAACAACGGGAAACTCGGAAATATTAGTGGAATATACAAAAGGTGCAAAGGATTCGTTATTGGAATCTACATTAAATAATCCGACAATTGATGAAACAGGTTCTCATTGGTACGTGTGTCCATTCTGTAACGAAGCTATTTTAGGTTCAAATAATATGATAGCACACTTTGAGCAGTACTTTGTTTGCTGTTCGTGTggtttaaattatacaaacatAGATGCGTTGAATGTACATAAAGAAAGTTGTGATATACATAAAAGTAAAACTCTCATCAGTGAAGTACAAGACAAAGAACCAGAATTGCCCCCATCTCAAAATGGTGTGGACCCAAATGAACAAAAGAAACAAGCTCCAGTAAGGCAAAGATGGACTCCGAAAGTTTGCACCCACTGTGGAAAACAATACAGAACAAACTATAAGCTGCAAGAGCATATGCGTAAACATACTGGTGAGAAACCTTTTCAGTGTGTAACTTGTGAAAAGGCGTTTAGAAGTAAGATAGGGCTTGCACAACACACAGCTACGCACACAGGCCAGTTTGATTACAATTGTTCTACATGCGGCAAAGGTTTCCAGTCGAAAAGCTACCTTGTTCTTCACCAAAGAGTGCATTCAGACTTGAAACCGTTTCCATGCAACACGTGTGGGcaacattttaaaacgaaacaatCTTTACTGGATCATCAAAATAGACATCTCGGTGTGAAGCCGTATGTGTGTGAAATTTGTGGTAGAGGTTTTATAACTAAAGGACTATGTAAAAGTCATCAGAAAATACACTCGGGAATGGATAACCGACAATATCCGTGCGTGGTATGCAATAAAATGTTCGTTAGTAAAAGCTATCTCAACACACACTTGCGCATTCACACTGGCGAGAAACCATACTTATGCGAGGTCTGTGGGAAAGGTTTTTTAACGCGAGTCGATCTCAAAATTCATTCAACGATGCATACCGGGGAAAAAAGCTTTAAATGTGATATGTGTGGAAAGGTGTTCGCTAGAAGGGCCGCATTACGTTGTCATAGAAGATTGCACACAGGAGAACGACCGTACAGATGCGATATCTGTGGAAAAACGTTCACACAGTTTACTCCAATGGCTATCCATAAAAGACTGCATACCGGGGAACGACCGTACGAATGCGACGCTTGCGGTAAAACGTTCGTATCCAGATCAACCATGATGTGCCACAAAAAGAAACATCATGCTACACAACCtgtgaaaaaagaagaaccaGTTCCTCGTCAAAATGAAGTGAAAAGTGTGTTACCGGCTGAAATCGTGCTTCGAGATTCCCAGGAAGGAATTCAAATTACGGctgattgaatattttaaattcaacaaaCCGAAAGAACTAAGAATTCTGAAGTTGATACAGACACATgatagaaaagaatatattgagTCTGCATTTTATAAGAAGCGGCTTTAGTCACCATGATGTATTCCTTTACTGTAACAtatatgttaaaattgtatgcaaagaatatattttcgagAATTCTTTGTAAGGGGTAAAACTatgttttctaaaaattacacACAAATACGAGAAAAGGAGTGAAATTGAATCAATCGcttatattttcctttttatatcgGTGTAAATATTTCACCGAATTATgtcgataatttttaaattatctactttttgtattgtattacaACATGTTTGCAGATGAATGGTTGCTGTTAATTGAGCCACAGAAGTATATACATATCCATATGTATGAATGTATTTAtgcatacatacgtatatgtataactAGAACTATATGTAGTCAACAATaagttataaaagaaatacgtATGTTGTAATCGCTTCAGTCTATGATATTATAGTCTTTTACttacaataatcaattttcataatgATGCATATTAAAATGCTTCTTAATGTAGAAAtctataataaacaatatttgtgtTTGTTTTAGCAAAGAGCTCAactatttgattaattttacataaacgaatatcattgaaatcaattaatttataatttattttttaatgtatttctaAGAAATACAATCACGCATTACTCATGAAACAACAGgagtcatatttatttaaaaaaaaaaagaaataatcaatCACGTTAACTCTTCGTATTTTATGtgtattaaaacattgttacaaatattatcGGAGAATTATTGAAGAATTAGATAATGCAGCTTTtactgaatataataaaagaaacatgaTTACGATAAGAAAAACgacatattttcttattaatattagcaaAATGTTaacgtattatttaataaatcaaaggcTGATAGCTACGGTTATTATACAAggaatactatttaaaaaaagcgaTTAATTATATCTCGTCAGTGGCGTCTCTCAGCGATTCTCTTTCAAATGAAACAGCTTTCAGCACTACACAAAGTAGAAAttgtgatatattattattataaatgaaatgattacattatttgtaaatttgtgatgattgtaatattataattcacaaACCCTctcgatataaaatacaaaaacttTACAGTCAACTTTGaagttactttaaatacaCATCGTATCCCCCATTcacgttatttatatatttatttctcaacATGTTAGTGAAGGAGAAATATAACAAATGCCTCTAACTCATATGAAAagctttcgtttatttttctatacgcAAGTAAAGGGGTAAATCTTGCTTGATGTAAAACGTGGTCGagtttagtaaaaattatttttatttcgaaacggtattaaataataacgttaattaTAAGGGCTGCCAAATCAATACTTGGCTTGCAATCGTCTCTTAGCAGCAATAACGTTGTACGAGTATTACACGCGTATGCCattctgccccccccccccccttttaaAAATGGACATAAACATACTTTTGCcgttaaatacattattacaCTGACCTGTTATACAACTATTACATGCGTACACCCGAGTGTATGCATAATGTGTATGCGTCTAGCGTGGTAATTCCAGTTATAGTCAATGATCATACTGACCTACATCGTTCTACAATtgacaacaaatatttaatctataatttGACATTAACTACCTATGCAAGGCATCGATGACGATATTATTTACTTCGTTACGCTGTTACTTTTCCTTCTAAACTATAAGCTAGGGGCCCCTAACGTCATTAGGACAGTGAAGTTAACGATTACATCGATTGTAAGGATTCCAGGATCATAACACGTTAGCCTGTCATGAACTTATTTTAAGCATACGTCGTACGTTCCCCCGTCGAACTtcggtaaatataaaatacatataaaattgtaaatagccgcgataaagagagaaacttacagaaaaatgtaacaatgtaAGATACAAAATACGTCCATCGTTGTTTTACATACATACGATCTCCTGTCGGTATAGACTGTCGCGACTTGTTCGCTATTTTGCCCTCTAGTTTGCTTTTTAAAACACTTCACTTTCGCTACGtccaaacattattatataaatactgttGTAAGCGTGCAAGTTATAGGGGCCCTCGCTAAATCGGTGGTCCGACGACGTTAACAAATTCTCTATTGTTCGATCTCAGAGACTGAAACGGAAATTTCGCAGTTCCTTTTTACAATTACCTTGGAGGATTTTGTCTTGCGTACAATAAAACAACCGTCTTTTAAAAACCGAGCGACTAGAAGGAcgacgagaattaatttgcgaCTATTCGATTCAACCTTGCGCTGACCGGACATCCGGTCACCACGAACTTCGGATCCGGTCGAAGATCTAAGCTCATTATCGACCCTGATCTAAATCCTGTTCCACTAACAAGAAAACGTGCGGAAGTAATGTTCGCCGGTTTGTTACGCAACTTTGGTAGAAAGCAGTTCTTGCAATGCTCTTTTGCcgattatcatttatattaacagTCCTTTATACAATAAACTAAAGCTTACAGCTGAGTGTGCATCAGTATCTTTGAAACTACTAAAGACAGAGGAACCTTGTCTACAACCGAATTTGTCAAGTTCTCTTAACAAGTACAGTGTCAACTCTAAAAATTACTACACAATATCAGAGTCATTTATAGTTATTGAAACTAGAAGTTTAACAATCACCATAGGAAATATTAAGTTAACtgttttgtatattaaaagtCCTAAGTTTGAACAAACATGTTGGATGAACAGTGAATTACAAAAtctagttaaaaattagtgtcatgGACGCTGCACTCATCatgttaataatgtatttaacaTCAACTATTACTTATGGGTTTTATGGAttctttaatcaatttttcaatagctATATTATCTACATTTTTAAGTTTCTGTTTAAAGTAGCATAACTGTGGAAAATGAACTTCCGAtaggtaaaatgttaaaacagtattttctTAACCATTCTCTGATTCAATGTCTTTCTGTATATTTACAAGTGAAAAATACAAGCGagaaatacgaataaaatagaacttaTCGACACACCCGGGTGATAAGGTTCAGGAGGCTTTGTAAGAACTACTTTCTAgcaaaattgcataaaaattgatggatATCTGGCACGCATTCAAATTGTACGATTTTGAAAAGCATCAACATCGATCAAAAATCGCTTTATCAGCCTTTCACCCTTACAAAATCGCTAATCAGAAACAACATTTATAAAAGGCGCAAACCTATACACGCCGAGGGACTTCACGAGAAAACCTCTAATCGTAAAGACATTGCGAAAAAGGCCGGAACAGAAGTCACGCACTACACGAGCAATGTTTTACGCGCGAACCGTTAAAAAGTAAGTCGCCTATGTCAAACATGTTTATTCGAATCACGGCTTATCATTTGCATGATACAGCCCCGGTGTATCGTCGCGATCGTAGTGAACGCATTCAAAACCTCCGATAAACGGGACGCTACATCTTATATTggattatatacatatgtatcttACAAAGCACCATGGAGCTATTTCTATACAATACATATAGGGTGTCTAACTTATTTGTTACAAAGCTATAAACAGTCAATCAGGACGTACAACTCTTGTAGCTTACGGTTTTCTTCGATTGTTTGTTTAGGTACCCATATCTACATGTATAAATCTACATACAAGGTATCTTCACCAGTTTAtcgcttgaaatattttcatcattattattatttatatgtttccTAACAGTTACATAGCTTTATTCTGTTTTTGTCGATTACAATTCTAGTTGGTTTTCCATGAACATATTCATTCTGTAGATAAATTCAACGATATACAGTTTCAAGTACGTTACTAGTGCTGTAAatgtgatttttaaattccaaGGACATGTTTATCCTACGCATTAAACAGTTCAGAACGCATATAATAAGGCAATAAATATGTAACCGGTTGCTTCATTTTGactaatttgttttttatacagtatttcCCATCGAGTATGGCATTTTGCTTGAAAAGTCCCTTACAGTTTCTCTACGAAGGTTTTGAAAAATACGTATGGACGGTAAATGTATATCAAGAAATCTTTAGATATACTAACATTTTAGAAGCATGCGTAAGAACTAAATATCATTTCAAGCTTTTCTTCGTTGTTATCTCATTTTGATCATGATTCCATGACTCATATTTGATTTAAACTCCACACAGGCTGAAATGAACAAAAACCTGCGACGAGTGATAAacaaatgatattatttattgataatatttttacttaaattttgCGTTTCAATAATCAGCGATTCTTACaggtttaaaatttttaaacagaaaatcgAACGTCATTCTCCTTCATCACCTTCAATTATtgagaatttcaattttgaagaaagtcaaattttcaacttcaaaaattatttctattgtacTCTATTTTAGTATACTTTGTTAATACTTGGTACATCGTTGAGTATGTCTACAAAGAGATTGTTCAAATTAATCCAATGACTCAGtagtctttaaaaaaaatcaaatataaataactataagcatgaaaatataattttcaaagaaattgttatGTTCCTTTGgtaataagttattaaaaagcaattaatAAACTTCCAACGTCCTTGATACCACATGCCAATCACTATAGCCCCGTGAAATTTgtgtaagaaataatttaaaggaattttgatagtactaaaaaatatttcaagtaataaaattagataatacgttctgtatacatatatacgtacataGAATGTTCAGTATAAATCGAATTTCACTGTTCGTTGTACAGATAAATACTAGTAAATGTTAATACATGAACAATCAACCAAA from Augochlora pura isolate Apur16 chromosome 5, APUR_v2.2.1, whole genome shotgun sequence harbors:
- the LOC144470558 gene encoding uncharacterized protein LOC144470558 isoform X1; this encodes MAVVEEFDYLCRLCATKTGILMGLPIFEAGDQMRNIDKKIAACLPVQVSMTDQLPKVVCEECAYKLDQLFDFREKCLHTEGMFMEMLKAIAKEEVVHITKHDLDEVEEMNRIQRDIDRIQNNMDNVQNPQETAETTIHTMQVMDEMDLAGGEQVVTQDEIGQQDASIEVTGIDCLDGDTVRMVNEHIREVSNHQIAVHLEGDMTVVGNLTVSDHLGQLGINYVTSITPEDQNREQIVHYCENVKFESVPIKEEYHRLQERLNAEESTNVLENNTPHSDFPAAHSEADSDIEETRVVETETSTHTTTQTETIASTSQVTTGNSEILVEYTKGAKDSLLESTLNNPTIDETGSHWYVCPFCNEAILGSNNMIAHFEQYFVCCSCGLNYTNIDALNVHKESCDIHKSKTLISEVQDKEPELPPSQNGVDPNEQKKQAPVRQRWTPKVCTHCGKQYRTNYKLQEHMRKHTGEKPFQCVTCEKAFRSKIGLAQHTATHTGQFDYNCSTCGKGFQSKSYLVLHQRVHSDLKPFPCNTCGQHFKTKQSLLDHQNRHLGVKPYVCEICGRGFITKGLCKSHQKIHSGMDNRQYPCVVCNKMFVSKSYLNTHLRIHTGEKPYLCEVCGKGFLTRVDLKIHSTMHTGEKSFKCDMCGKVFARRAALRCHRRLHTGERPYRCDICGKTFTQFTPMAIHKRLHTGERPYECDACGKTFVSRSTMMCHKKKHHATQPVKKEEPVPRQNEVKSVLPAEIVLRDSQEGIQITAD
- the LOC144470558 gene encoding uncharacterized protein LOC144470558 isoform X2, coding for MTDQLPKVVCEECAYKLDQLFDFREKCLHTEGMFMEMLKAIAKEEVVHITKHDLDEVEEMNRIQRDIDRIQNNMDNVQNPQETAETTIHTMQVMDEMDLAGGEQVVTQDEIGQQDASIEVTGIDCLDGDTVRMVNEHIREVSNHQIAVHLEGDMTVVGNLTVSDHLGQLGINYVTSITPEDQNREQIVHYCENVKFESVPIKEEYHRLQERLNAEESTNVLENNTPHSDFPAAHSEADSDIEETRVVETETSTHTTTQTETIASTSQVTTGNSEILVEYTKGAKDSLLESTLNNPTIDETGSHWYVCPFCNEAILGSNNMIAHFEQYFVCCSCGLNYTNIDALNVHKESCDIHKSKTLISEVQDKEPELPPSQNGVDPNEQKKQAPVRQRWTPKVCTHCGKQYRTNYKLQEHMRKHTGEKPFQCVTCEKAFRSKIGLAQHTATHTGQFDYNCSTCGKGFQSKSYLVLHQRVHSDLKPFPCNTCGQHFKTKQSLLDHQNRHLGVKPYVCEICGRGFITKGLCKSHQKIHSGMDNRQYPCVVCNKMFVSKSYLNTHLRIHTGEKPYLCEVCGKGFLTRVDLKIHSTMHTGEKSFKCDMCGKVFARRAALRCHRRLHTGERPYRCDICGKTFTQFTPMAIHKRLHTGERPYECDACGKTFVSRSTMMCHKKKHHATQPVKKEEPVPRQNEVKSVLPAEIVLRDSQEGIQITAD